From Xiphophorus hellerii strain 12219 chromosome 20, Xiphophorus_hellerii-4.1, whole genome shotgun sequence, the proteins below share one genomic window:
- the adora3a.2 gene encoding adenosine receptor A1 — MNTGEVIYTVLEVLITVCCCLGNMLVVFALWKTKSIQQPTFCLIVSLAVADFLVGFVAIPMAVLVDGVLETSFHTCLFISCVLILLTLVSILCLMAIAIDRFLRVYIPLRYKRTVTWKHSYSVAAVCWLVAIPLSFTPMFGWHKDPPDSVNSTVVCRFIGVIPMSYLVYFSFFLCNLTPLLVMIVLYSYIFCFIHGRLKEKPGNGAQNQSHTYLRKEKQLASSLSLVLTLFVVCWLPIHIMNIVVYFHGPDTVPYIAFYVGILLSHANSAVNPVVYAFKIKKIKTAYVKIWRQFVLRSAENQGPPSSQTTENASSNMRSGENDTTLF; from the exons ATGAACACTGGAGAAGTCATTTATACCGTGTTGGAAGTCCTCATCACCGTCTGCTGCTGTCTGGGAAAcatgttggttgtttttgctttgtggaAAACTAAAAGCATCCAACAACCCACCTTCTGCCTTATTGTGTCTCTGGCTGTGGCTGACTTTCTGGTGGGATTTGTTGCCATACCAATGGCTGTGCTGGTGGATGGAGTTCTGGAGACTTCTTTCCACACATgcctcttcatcagctgtgTACTCATCCTCCTGACATTAGTTTCAATCTTGTGTCTGATGGCTATTGCTATTGATCGTTTCCTGCGGGTTTATATCCCTCTGAG ATACAAACGGACTGTAACCTGGAAACATTCCTATTCTGTGGCAGCTGTATGCTGGCTTGTTGCAATACCACTGAGTTTTACTCCAATGTTTGGATGGCATAAAGACCCTCCTGATTCTGTTAATTCTACAGTTGTTTGCCGGTTCATAGGAGTGATTCCCATGTCCTACTTggtttactttagtttttttctctgcaaCCTGACGCCTCTGTTAGTGATGATTGTTTTGTACAGCTATATATTCTGTTTCATTCATggaagactgaaagaaaaaccaGGTAACGGTGCTCAAAATCAGTCACACACATACCTGcggaaagaaaaacagcttgCATCGTCTCTGTCTCTGGTCTTGACTCTTTTTGTAGTCTGCTGGCTCCCTATTCACATTATGAACATCGTCGTTTACTTTCATGGACCAGATACTGTACCATACATAGCTTTCTATGTTGGCATTCTGCTTTCACATGCTAATTCAGCTGTCAACCCTGTAGtgtatgcatttaaaataaaaaagatcaaGACAGCTTATGTGAAGATTTGGAGACAGTTTGTTCTGCGTTCAGCAGAAAATCAAGGCCCTCCGTCGAGCCAGACAACAGAAAACGCCAGCAGTAACATGAGAAGTGGTGAAAACGACACAACGCTGTTCTAA